One window of the Rosa rugosa chromosome 3, drRosRugo1.1, whole genome shotgun sequence genome contains the following:
- the LOC133736631 gene encoding squalene monooxygenase SE1-like: protein MDYLYTTGAVIASLLSVVFLYTFRGKRKNVKASMKTQNGKLLKSSGNGMCLPAKMGASPDIVIVGAGVVGSALAYTLGKDGRQVHVIERDLTEPDRIVGELLQPGGYLRLIELGLEDCVNEIDAQRVFGYALYKDGKSSKLPYPLENFHPDVAGRSFHHGRFIQRMREKAASLPNVRLEQGTVTSLLEKKGTVKGVQYKPKGSDQELTLHAPLTIVCDGCYSNLRRSLCDAKVDIPSCFVGLVLENCQLPYANHGHVILADPSPILFYPISSTEIRCLVDVPGQKVPSISSGEMAHYLKTKVAPQVPLELHAAFLAAIDNGNIKSMPNRSMPAAPHPTPGAFLMGDAVNMRHPLTGGGMTVALSDIVVVRDLLRPLDNLNDASALCKYLESFYTLRKPVSSTINTLAGALYKVFCASPDPARKEMREACFDYLSLGGMFSNGPLALLSGLNPHPLSLILHFFAVAIYAVGRLLLPFPSPKRMWIGARLILGASGIIFPIISAEGVRQMFFPVMVPSYHRAPPVNLHDFDNKAIR from the exons ATGGATTACCTGTATACAACAGGAGCAGTCATAGCTTCATTGTTGAGTGTTGTTTTCTTATACACTTTTAGAGGGAAGAGGAAGAATGTCAAGGCTTCAATGAAGACTcaaaatgggaaacttttgAAGAGCTCTGGAAATGGAATGTGTTTGCCGGCAAAGATGGGTGCAAGTCCTGACATTGTCATTGTTGGTGCTGGAGTTGTTGGTTCGGCACTTGCTTATACACTTGGGAAG GATGGCCGCCAAGTGCATGTGATTGAAAGAGACTTGACTGAACCAGATAGAATTGTTGGTGAACTGCTACAACCTGGGGGATATCTGAGATTGATTGAGTTGGGCCTTGAAG ATTGTGTGAATGAGATTGATGCTCAGAGAGTTTTTGGCTATGCGCTTTACAAGGATGGGAAAAGTTCCAAGCTGCCATATCCCTTGGAAAACTTCCATCCAGATGTGGCTGGCAGAAGCTTTCACCATGGCCGTTTCATTCAAAGGATGCGTGAAAAAGCTGCATCTCTTCCCAA TGTAAGGTTGGAGCAAGGCACAGTGACATCGCTGCTTGAGAAAAAGGGTACTGTCAAAGGGGTCCAATACAAACCCAAAGGCAGTGATCAGGAGCTCACTCTACATGCTCCCCTGACAATAGTCTGCGATGGTTGCTATTCAAACTTGCGACGCTCTCTGTGCGATGCGAAG GTTGATATTCCTTCATGTTTCGTTGGTTTAGTTCTTGAGAATTGCCAGCTTCCATACGCAAATCATGGGCATGTGATATTAGCAGATCCTTCACCGATATTGTTTTATCCTATCAGCAGCACCGAGATTCGCTGCCTGGTTGATGTACCAGGCCAGAAAGTGCCTTCAATTTCCAGTGGTGAAATGGCTCACTACTTGAAAACAAAAGTGGCACCCCAA GTTCCACTTGAGCTGCATGCTGCTTTCTTGGCTGCCATTGATAATGGAAACATAAAATCAATGCCAAACAGAAGCATGCCTGCTGCTCCTCATCCCACCCCTGGTGCCTTTCTAATGGGGGATGCAGTCAATATGCGCCATCCTTTAACTGGAGGAGGCATGACTGTGGCTCTATCGGACATTGTGGTTGTTAGGGATCTTCTAAGACCTCTGGACAATCTCAATGATGCATCAGCTCTTTGCAAATACCTCGAGTCGTTCTATACTCTTCGTAAG CCTGTGTCTTCTACCATAAACACATTGGCAGGTGCTCTATACAAGGTGTTCTGTGCATCTCCTGATCCAGCAAGGAAAGAAATGAGGGAAGCATGCTTTGACTACTTGAGTCTTGGTGGCATGTTTTCCAATGGACCTCTGGCTCTTCTCTCTGGTCTAAACCCTCATCCATTGAGCTTGATTCTCCACTTCTTTGCTGTGGCTATCTACGCTGTTGGGCGGCTGTTACTTCCATTCCCTTCACCCAAACGCATGTGGATTGGAGCTAGATTGATTTTG GGTGCATCAGGGATCATTTTCCCGATAATCAGCGCTGAAGGAGTAAGACAAATGTTCTTCCCTGTAATGGTTCCATCCTATCACAGAGCTCCTCC